In one window of Arachis ipaensis cultivar K30076 chromosome B06, Araip1.1, whole genome shotgun sequence DNA:
- the LOC107605170 gene encoding trihelix transcription factor ASR3, translating into MTDTNNAKNDDVDDDAVIRRTRSQAAPDWTVTESLILVNEIAAVEADCSTALSSYQQWNIIAGNCAALDVGRNMGQCRRKWDSLLSDYQRIRAWEEEESKKKKKKNNARGACSYWALKGERVRTLRLPEDFDRELYRAVDGVVRAREERGEVLVESDNEEARNEVLDVTVEIGSKRKRQRSKSERHPEDKHKKCIPVESSGDQSREHDQRGCHVQMSNKNHEEELEKHDSDDEYLKDFLEDKSKSKSKAEKTPKDKLEISVKTPAEVELQENDDTEMPKPTCLEKVASSSREENEETMALKLVTSSSREENEETVALKLQELAVKIQAICNESADCQAAGSQNVEDYLTEFTRCQGDKLIENLATFADIVKKLCGLLQECK; encoded by the exons ATGACCGACACCAACAACGCCAAAAACGACGACGTTGATGACGACGCCGTCATTCGCCGCACGCGTTCCCAAGCCGCACCAGATTGGACGGTTACCGAATCTCTAATCCTCGTCAATGAAATCGCCGCCGTCGAAGCTGACTGCTCCACCGCGCTATCGTCCTACCAGCAGTGGAACATCATCGCCGGGAACTGCGCCGCTCTCGACGTTGGCCGGAACATGGGCCAGTGCCGCCGGAAGTGGGACTCTTTGCTCTCCGATTACCAGAGAATTAGGGCGTGGGAGGAGGAggaatccaagaagaagaagaagaagaacaatgcgCGCGGTGCGTGTTCTTATTGGGCGTTGAAAGGGGAAAGGGTTCGGACGCTTCGGTTGCCGGAGGATTTTGACAGAGAGTTGTATAGGGCGGTTGATGGAGTCGTCAGGGCTAGAGAAGAACGAGGGGAGGTTCTGGTTGAAAGTGATAACGAAGAAGCTCGAAATGAAGTTCTCGATGTTACTGTGGAAATCG GGTCCAAACGGAAACGGCAACGAAGTAAATCTGAGAGACACCCGGAAGATAAACATAAGAAATGCATCCCAGTTGAGTCTTCAGGAGACCAATCTAGAGAACATGATCAAAGAGGTTGCCATGTACAAATGTCCAACAAAAACCATGAAGAAGAGCTAGAGAAACATGATTCAGATGATGAATATTTGAAAGATTTCCTAGAAGATAAGTCCAAGTCGAAATCTAAAGCAGAAAAGACTCCAAAGGATAAATTAGAAATCTCAGTGAAGACCCCTGCCGAAGTAGAGCTTCAAGAAAATGATGATACAGAGATGCCGAAGCCAACCTGTTTAGAAAAGGTAGCTAGTAGCAGCAGAGAAGAGAATGAGGAAACAATGGCCCTGAAATTGGTAACAAGTAGTAGCAGAGAAGAAAATGAGGAAACAGTGGCCCTGAAATTGCAGGAATTGGCAGTGAAGATTCAAGCAATTTGTAATGAATCGGCAGACTGTCAGGCAGCTGGCTCACAGAATGTTGAGGACTACCTTACTGAATTTACAAGATGCCAAGGGGACAAGCTCATAGAAAATCTGGCAACTTTTGCAGATATCGTTAAAAAACTATGTGGTCTTCTCCAGGAGTGTAAATAA